From the genome of Uranotaenia lowii strain MFRU-FL chromosome 1, ASM2978415v1, whole genome shotgun sequence, one region includes:
- the LOC129761035 gene encoding uncharacterized protein LOC129761035, with protein sequence MEKIDIIVDNVLCDPAFIEEGCHNEELRQLIVEDWQLDEAIYAILIAHGITINYSKNCDLTTLNDIFNVAKWTGHKHALRHKLQLWPSSLIFRKQIGAVSAVDEDECGLSGTVSSDSNQFVFEDIMRRNEKAKIVQQYFYSHKALDDKNRRSLVHVMVDYFIANKKYFSLSEMKIFSKMVSRRFPSEIAEIYFNPRDTKAGKKYPSGLFYDRFHNRNKSKIIKKPKLEDPFDVYITSVASLTSEDELTSLKNWLRNNSGPDDLVLEHWRRSTLLRVRTIKEDRVNVFFEWPRLKDINGYMLGSNPSIDIDFEKLFGEKTLLFDRWGAFVANFREFIKTVEVRDRSTLQYIDQLEKEDNPEDFGNVLVAAIFQGVVKPTRNSLHKLPTILQAQLDLYCLCNTQDDLSNAVSDWMQNSADHGVASFARIFIYADEKNLKEFRVTTEGVSYHVPTFLKSIDVIIKLKFLLKVQFAGSCELFWVFVAHYFYGFTNFSPKLSNSRLLQLLAFLEERSQ encoded by the exons atggaaaaaatagatattattGTTGATAACGTTCTGTGTGATCCCGCATTTATCGAAG AGGGCTGTCATAACGAAGAGCTGAGACAGTTGATCGTGGAAGATTGGCAGTTGGATGAAGCTATCTACGCTATTCTTATCG CCCACGGAATAACaatcaattattcaaaaaattgtgaCCTTACAACTTTGAACGACATATTCAATGTGGCAAAATGGACTGGTCATAAACATGCCTTGCGCCACAAGCTCCAACTTTGGCCTTCCAGCCTGATATTTCGGAAACAAATTGGAGCTGTTTCTGCCGTCGACGAGGATGAATGTGGTCTATCGGGAACAGTATCATCCGACAGCAATCAATTTGTGTTCGAAGATATAATGCGAAGAAATGAGAAAGCGAAAATCGTCCAACAATATTTCTATTCTCATAAGGCTTTAGACGACAAAAATCGACGAAGTTTGGTTCACGTCATGGTGGACTACTTTATAGCAAATAAGAAGTACTTCAGCCTGTCCGAAATGAAAATATTCTCGAAGATGGTTTCGAGACGATTCCCCTCTGAGATTGCG gaaatttattttaatcccAGGGATACGAAGGCTGGGAAAAAATATCCCTCTGGGTTATTTTATGACCGGTTCCACAATCGCAACAAATCTAAAATAATTAAGAAGCCCAAACTGGAGGATCCCTTTGATGTATATATCACATCGGTTGCATCATTAACATCGGAAG ACGAATTAACCTCGCTTAAAAACTGGTTGCGCAACAACTCCGGGCCCGATGATCTAGTGTTGGAACACTGGAGAAGATCGACCCTTCTACGCGTGAGAACGATTAAAGAAGATCGTGTCAACGTTTTTTTTGAGTGGCCTAGACTCAAGGATATAAACGGATATATGTTGGGAAGTAATCCAAGT ATCGATATCGATTTCGAGAaacttttcggtgaaaaaacgCTGCTTTTTGATCGCTGGGGTGCGTTTGTCGCGAACTTCCGGGAGTTCATCAAAACGGTTGAGGTCCGTGATAGGTCAACACTACAATATATTGACCAGCTCGAAAAAGAGGACAACCCTGAAG ATTTCGGCAATGTGCTTGTTGCGGCTATTTTCCAAGGCGTTGTGAAACCAACACGCAACTCACTGCACAAATTGCCTACAATTTTGCAGGCCCAGCTGGATTTGTATTGTTTATGCAACACCCAAGACGATCTTTCGAATGCTGTAAGCGATTGGATGCAAAATTCAGCAGACCACGGAGTAGCCAGTTTTGCACGAATCTTCATCTAtgcagatgaaaaaaatttgaaagaatttcgAGTCACTACCGAAGGAGTCAGTTACCACGTGCCAACGTTTCTGAAAAGTATAGACGTTATTATTAAGCTGAAATTCCTTCTAAAGGTACAGTTTGCTGGAAGTTGCGAATTGTTTTGGGTTTTCGTTGCCcattatttttatggttttacCAATTTCTCGCCTAAATTAAGCAATAGTAGGTTACTGCAGCTGTTGGCATTCCTGGAAGAACGGTCCCAGTAA